The sequence GCCTATCCGCTGGCGGGCATCTCGCGCCTGGAGCGCGCCCTCCGCGTGCAGGCCATGGTGGAGCTGCTGGGCCTCGGCGGGCTGGAACACCGCCGGCCCGGCGAGCTCTCCGGCGGCCAGCGGCAGCGGGTGGCCCTGGGCCGCGCGCTCATCCGGCGGCCGCGCCTGGTGCTGCTGGACGAACCCCTCTCGGCCCTGGACCGCCCGGCGCGGGAGGCCCTGCGGAACGATCTGCGCCGCGTGTTCCGCGAGATGGCGATCCCCGTGCTGCTGGTGACCCACGACCGGGACGAAGCCATCCTCCTGGGGGATCAGATGCTGATGATGCAGGATGGCGAGATTCAGCAGGAGGGCCCGCCCGCGGACGTCTTCACGCGGCCGCGCACACCCGCCCTGGCCGAAGCCCTGGGCATCGGCACCGTGGTGAAGGCGCGGGTGCTGGGCCGCGAAGGCGGCCTGGTGCGCCTGCTGGCGGGCACCGCGGAGCTGCTGGCGCCGGATCCCTCCGGCTATCCCCTCGGGGAATGGGTCCACGCCTGCATCCGTGGCGAAGGCGTCGCCGTGGAGCGGGATATCCACGCGGATTCCTCCCCCCGCAACCGCCTCCGCGCGACCATCACCGGCATGGAACCCAAGGGCCCCCTGGTGCGCCTGCACCTGGATTGCGGCTTCCCCCTGGAAGCTCTCGTCACCACCTGGGCCTGCGAAGATCTGGCCCTGAAAGAAGGCGACACCGTCCTCGCCATGATCAAGGCCACGGCGATCCATTTGATTCCGGTGATGTAGGCCGATTTCCTGCCAATGAAAGCAGCTTCGGGGCTAGGCGCCCGAAGGAATAATTTCTCAGGCTTCTTGCGTACTATTGTAATTGTGATACATTAATTGTCGGAGGGCTTCATGCGGCTTGTCTGGGGACAACGCAACCTGGAGAAGATTCAAGCCCACGGCCTGTCTTCGGATGAGGTCGAATCCGCTTTTGATGCCCAGGATTGGGCCACCAGTGCAAGCGACAAACCTTATCGATTTGTGGGTGAGGGCACGACTTCCTCAGACCGCTTGATCCGAGTCATTTTCGCTGAAACAGATGATGGGCCTTATCCGATAACAGCCTTTCCCATTCGCATTCGCCAAAGGAGGACCCCATGACCACGCGAAAACGCCCCACACCGGCCGACCTCGAAGCCAATTTCGAGAAAGAATCCGCCTGGGCTGAAAAGAACTACGGCCCTCAAGTTATGGGCCGCCTCACCCGGCCTGGCCGCCCACCCAAGGGTGTTTCCATCGAACCCACCCAACCGCACTCTCTAAGGGTGCAGGACAGTGTTTGGCAGTCCCTCACCAGCAAGGCGAAAGCTGCTGGGATTTCGGTCAACCAGGCCGCTCAGCTTGCTCTGATCGAATGGGCTAAAAAGTGAACCGACAAAGCCGCCTCGTGACGATCTACCGGCCTGGAGCCCAAGGGCCCGCTGGTGCGCCTGCACCTGGACTGCGGCTTCCCCCTCGAAGCCCTCGTCACCACCTGGGCCTGCGAGGATTTGGCCTTGAAAGAAGGCGACTCCGTCCTCGCCATGATCAAGGCCACGGCGATCCATCTCATCCCGGTGATGTAGGCCGATGTTCAGATGCCGAGCGCATAATTCTGGGCTAGGCGCGTGACCAATCTCCCCGGAGGCGTACGATGGCACTAGATAATCAGATCAATCGCTATCTCGAATCGATACCAGAGCCTAAGCAGTCCGACATGCGGAGGATCCATGGCGCCATTCTGGAGATGAATCCAGGTTGCAAACTCTGGTTTCTCGACGGCAAAGACGAAAGCGGCAAGGTCGTGTCCAACCCAAGCATAGGTTATGGCACGCTGAGCAAAAAATACGCTGATGGGAAAATCAAAGAATTTTATCAAACAGGTATTAGCGCGAACTCAGCGGGTCTGTCGGTCTACGTCATGGGGATTGACGACAAGAAGTATTTGCAAGAAAAGTACGCGCACGCGATCGGAAAGGCTAGCATCACGGGGTACTGCATCAAGTTCAAGGCGCTCAAGGATATTGACTTGGAAATTCTAAAGGGTGCGATCCAAGATGGTATGGAACGAACCCGCGCCTAACCCTCCGCTCGCCTCGGATCCAGCCGCAAGCGGCCAGGTCCTTGCGTCCGGGCAACCCCTTCTCCCGCTCTCTGCCAATCGCTTCAGCCGCGGATGGTCCGGTTAGCTTCATTCGTTTGACGCCACAATCCACCTTTGGTTTTCGCTCGTAGCCAGGAGAATCGCCATGTCCAAGCTTCGTGTAGAAAGTTTCACCATCTCACTCGACGGGTTCGGCGCTGGCCCAGACCAAGACATCAACAACCCACTCGGCGTGGGCGGCACCTCGCTTCATGGCTGGGCCCTCTCCACACGAACATTTCAGAAGAACTTGTTCGGTAGCGATGGCGGAGGAACGGGCATTGATGAAGACTTTGCCGCTCGAGGCTTTCAGAACATCGGGGCTTGGATTCTCGGCAGGAACATGTTCGGGCCGGTTCGCGGGCCTTGGCCTGATGAGAGCTGGCGGGGCTGGTGGGGCGAGAACCCGGTCTATCACGTCCCGGTGTTCGTGCTGACCAACCACCCACGCGCACCGCTGGTCATGG comes from Holophagaceae bacterium and encodes:
- a CDS encoding ABC transporter ATP-binding protein, which codes for MSRILDCAFERSFANGPVIKAAFTLSMDEPKVTVLFGPSGSGKTTLLRCLAGLERPDKGYIRMDGDAWCDATSGLHLPPQKRALGFVFQDGALFPHLSAEGNLAYPLAGISRLERALRVQAMVELLGLGGLEHRRPGELSGGQRQRVALGRALIRRPRLVLLDEPLSALDRPAREALRNDLRRVFREMAIPVLLVTHDRDEAILLGDQMLMMQDGEIQQEGPPADVFTRPRTPALAEALGIGTVVKARVLGREGGLVRLLAGTAELLAPDPSGYPLGEWVHACIRGEGVAVERDIHADSSPRNRLRATITGMEPKGPLVRLHLDCGFPLEALVTTWACEDLALKEGDTVLAMIKATAIHLIPVM
- a CDS encoding TOBE domain-containing protein, translating into MEPKGPLVRLHLDCGFPLEALVTTWACEDLALKEGDSVLAMIKATAIHLIPVM
- a CDS encoding DUF1801 domain-containing protein, which codes for MALDNQINRYLESIPEPKQSDMRRIHGAILEMNPGCKLWFLDGKDESGKVVSNPSIGYGTLSKKYADGKIKEFYQTGISANSAGLSVYVMGIDDKKYLQEKYAHAIGKASITGYCIKFKALKDIDLEILKGAIQDGMERTRA
- a CDS encoding dihydrofolate reductase family protein, which translates into the protein MSKLRVESFTISLDGFGAGPDQDINNPLGVGGTSLHGWALSTRTFQKNLFGSDGGGTGIDEDFAARGFQNIGAWILGRNMFGPVRGPWPDESWRGWWGENPVYHVPVFVLTNHPRAPLVMEGGTTFHFVTEGIAAALAQAREAAQGKDVRLGGGVNVIQQYLRQRLIDELHIAIAPVLLGAGERLFEGTNLPALGYACTRHESSPLATHVVLTRQ